In Rhizobium sp. ARZ01, a genomic segment contains:
- a CDS encoding DUF2161 domain-containing phosphodiesterase: METSLYLPVKGFLEKAGYTVKGEVGGCDLVGLSDDDPPVVVICELKLTFNLELILQAVDRAAVSDEVWIAARISAKGRGRETDKRYRDLCRRLGIGMLGVSDAGDVSVIVGSISPMPRTNLKRRSRLMREHRNRRGDPALGGSTRAPVMTAYRQQALGCAAALAIGPLRVRDLRTDIPEAGKILLSNVYGWFERLERGIYGLTDAGREALVRWPQPDRQSGQ; encoded by the coding sequence ATGGAAACTTCGCTCTATCTGCCCGTAAAAGGCTTTCTCGAAAAGGCAGGTTACACTGTCAAAGGCGAAGTTGGCGGCTGCGATCTTGTCGGCCTCAGTGATGACGATCCCCCCGTTGTCGTGATCTGCGAGCTGAAACTGACCTTCAATCTGGAACTCATCCTGCAGGCCGTCGACCGGGCCGCCGTCTCGGATGAGGTTTGGATCGCTGCCAGGATATCGGCCAAGGGCAGAGGGCGGGAGACCGACAAACGCTACCGCGACCTCTGCCGCAGGCTCGGCATTGGCATGCTCGGCGTTTCCGACGCCGGCGATGTCAGCGTCATTGTCGGCTCCATCTCACCAATGCCGCGCACCAATCTGAAACGGCGTTCGAGGCTCATGCGCGAACACCGGAATCGGCGCGGCGATCCCGCACTTGGCGGCAGCACGCGCGCACCGGTCATGACGGCATATCGCCAGCAGGCGCTCGGCTGTGCGGCTGCTCTGGCTATAGGACCGTTGCGTGTTCGCGATCTAAGAACGGACATACCGGAGGCAGGAAAGATATTGCTTTCGAACGTATATGGTTGGTTCGAGCGGCTTGAGAGAGGCATCTATGGATTGACCGATGCTGGTCGCGAAGCACTAGTCCGATGGCCGCAGCCAGATAGGCAGTCAGGCCAGTAG
- a CDS encoding protein adenylyltransferase SelO has product MTEAAPTLTKRSDPAPIAFDNSYARLPANFFTRIEPTPVTAPRLIKFNRPLAVEMGLDADALERDGAAIFSGNRLLPGSEPIAMAYAGHQFGQFVPQLGDGRAILLGEVVRPDGERRDIQLKGSGQTPWSRRGDGRAALGPVLREYIVSEAMHALGIPTTRALAAVTTGQPVYRETILPGAIFTRVAASHIRVGTFQYFAARGDTDSIRVLADHVIGRHYPELAGTDGRHLKLVDAVAERQARLIARWLGVGFIHGVMNTDNMAVSGETIDFGPCAFMDVYDPRTVFSSIDQMGRYAYGNQPLIGQWNIARFAETLLPLIHETPDEAVDLANDAVTRFMERFQEHWKTVIRAKLGLSEHEEDEDTDLIRAFLALLHAQKADFTLAFRRLSDAAADEGADEGADAAFAALLDDPLAAAPWLIRWRARALRDNRSPGERAAAMRSVNPAFIPRNHKVEEALAAATEDGDFSLFEALNGVLSRPYEDQPAFAAYATPPKPGEEVLQTFCGT; this is encoded by the coding sequence ATGACCGAAGCGGCGCCTACCCTGACCAAGCGAAGCGATCCCGCTCCCATTGCCTTCGACAACAGCTATGCGCGGTTGCCGGCGAATTTCTTCACACGAATCGAACCCACGCCGGTTACCGCACCCCGGCTCATCAAGTTCAACCGGCCGCTCGCTGTCGAAATGGGCCTCGATGCCGATGCGCTCGAGCGCGACGGTGCCGCAATCTTCTCCGGCAATCGCCTGCTTCCCGGATCCGAACCGATCGCCATGGCCTATGCCGGACATCAGTTCGGCCAGTTCGTTCCGCAACTGGGCGACGGTCGGGCGATCCTGCTCGGAGAAGTCGTGCGCCCGGACGGCGAGCGGCGGGACATCCAGCTCAAGGGTTCGGGCCAGACGCCGTGGTCGCGGCGCGGCGACGGGCGGGCAGCACTCGGCCCGGTCTTGCGCGAATACATCGTCAGCGAGGCGATGCACGCGCTTGGCATTCCGACGACACGGGCGCTCGCGGCAGTGACGACCGGCCAGCCGGTCTATCGCGAGACAATCCTGCCGGGGGCGATCTTCACCCGCGTCGCCGCAAGCCATATCCGCGTCGGCACATTCCAATACTTTGCCGCACGCGGCGACACCGACAGCATCCGTGTGCTCGCCGACCATGTGATCGGCCGGCACTACCCCGAGCTTGCCGGCACCGACGGTCGCCATCTCAAGCTGGTCGATGCGGTGGCGGAGCGGCAGGCCAGGCTGATTGCGCGCTGGCTCGGCGTCGGCTTCATCCACGGGGTGATGAACACCGACAACATGGCCGTCTCGGGCGAGACCATCGATTTCGGTCCCTGCGCCTTCATGGACGTCTACGACCCGCGCACCGTCTTTTCATCGATCGACCAGATGGGCCGCTACGCCTATGGCAACCAGCCGCTGATCGGCCAGTGGAACATCGCCCGCTTTGCCGAGACGCTGCTGCCGCTGATACACGAGACGCCCGACGAAGCGGTGGATCTGGCCAACGACGCGGTGACGCGTTTCATGGAGCGGTTCCAGGAACATTGGAAGACGGTGATCCGCGCCAAGCTCGGGCTCAGCGAGCACGAAGAGGACGAGGACACCGATCTGATCCGCGCCTTCCTGGCGCTGCTGCACGCGCAAAAGGCCGATTTCACGCTCGCCTTCCGCCGGCTTTCGGACGCGGCGGCGGATGAAGGCGCGGATGAAGGCGCGGATGCGGCCTTCGCGGCGCTGCTGGACGATCCGCTGGCGGCCGCGCCCTGGCTAATCCGCTGGCGGGCGCGGGCGCTGCGCGACAATCGCTCACCCGGTGAGCGCGCGGCCGCAATGCGAAGCGTCAATCCAGCCTTCATCCCCCGCAACCACAAGGTTGAGGAAGCGCTGGCCGCGGCGACTGAGGACGGCGACTTCTCACTGTTTGAAGCACTGAACGGCGTGCTGTCGCGGCCTTACGAGGATCAGCCGGCGTTTGCCGCCTATGCCACGCCGCCGAAGCCGGGCGAAGAGGTGCTGCAGACATTTTGCGGCACTTGA
- a CDS encoding homocysteine S-methyltransferase family protein yields MAKYRHGLPLTKGGRFLTDGGMETTLIFHEGLELPHFASFVLLSTAEGRRKLRDYYVRYLDIARSAGTGFVLDTATWRANPDWAAKLGYDAAALDTANRVAVDLVTELRAQYETPGQPIVLSGAIGPRGDGYKAGNMNAEEAEDYHSVQIATFADTEADVVSAITLNNVDEAIGVARAAKRHGMPCMISFTVETDGRLVTGRTLQQAIEAVDAATGGYPLHFMITCAHPSHFEDALDHGSAWIGRIGGIRANASPKSHQELDESETLDAGDPVDLGRRYQQLLRRMPQLRVLGGCCGTDHRHIGAICAACMPQPAMSA; encoded by the coding sequence ATGGCAAAGTACAGACATGGCCTGCCGCTGACGAAGGGCGGACGTTTCCTCACCGATGGCGGCATGGAAACGACTTTGATCTTTCATGAAGGACTTGAACTGCCGCATTTCGCCTCGTTCGTGCTGCTTTCCACAGCAGAGGGCCGGCGGAAACTCAGAGACTATTACGTCCGCTATCTCGACATTGCCCGCAGCGCCGGCACCGGCTTCGTGCTCGATACCGCGACCTGGCGGGCCAACCCGGACTGGGCAGCAAAGCTCGGATACGACGCGGCTGCGCTGGACACGGCCAACCGGGTCGCGGTCGACCTGGTGACAGAGCTCCGGGCGCAATACGAGACGCCCGGCCAGCCGATCGTGTTGAGCGGTGCCATCGGTCCGCGCGGCGACGGCTACAAGGCGGGCAACATGAACGCGGAGGAGGCCGAGGACTATCACTCGGTGCAGATCGCGACCTTTGCGGACACCGAAGCCGACGTGGTCTCCGCCATCACGCTGAACAATGTGGATGAGGCGATCGGCGTCGCCCGTGCCGCAAAGCGGCATGGCATGCCCTGCATGATCTCGTTCACCGTGGAGACGGACGGCAGGCTCGTGACGGGCAGGACATTGCAGCAGGCGATCGAAGCGGTCGATGCCGCCACCGGCGGTTATCCACTCCACTTCATGATCACCTGCGCCCATCCCAGCCACTTCGAGGATGCGCTCGACCACGGCAGCGCCTGGATCGGCCGTATCGGCGGCATTCGTGCCAATGCCTCGCCGAAGAGCCACCAGGAGCTGGACGAAAGCGAAACCCTGGACGCGGGCGACCCCGTCGATCTGGGGCGACGCTATCAGCAACTGCTCCGCCGCATGCCGCAATTGCGCGTCCTCGGCGGGTGTTGCGGAACGGATCATCGACACATAGGCGCCATCTGCGCGGCGTGCATGCCACAGCCAGCGATGAGCGCATGA
- a CDS encoding TetR/AcrR family transcriptional regulator — MRKGEETRARILDVAEAAVLSKGFGATSIEELIAETGITKSGFFYHFHDKNELAKALLERYIENDTRIYDEIFGRARELADDPLQAFMLGLKLLSEQLADLPRGHPGCLVATFCVYERAFDRDIQEINRQAALMWRRRFRGYFEEIMAVYEPREPIDVDQLADMVSTVLEGGIVMSKALKEPKSLSKQLLVLRAFVKMLFRGGRERRPDGHVQQYDI, encoded by the coding sequence ATGCGCAAGGGTGAGGAGACGCGCGCAAGGATCCTCGACGTGGCTGAAGCGGCCGTGCTCTCCAAGGGCTTCGGCGCGACCTCGATCGAGGAACTGATCGCCGAGACCGGCATCACCAAGAGCGGCTTCTTCTACCATTTCCACGACAAGAACGAACTGGCGAAGGCGCTCCTCGAGCGCTATATCGAGAACGATACAAGGATCTACGACGAGATCTTCGGGCGGGCGCGCGAATTGGCCGACGACCCGTTACAGGCCTTCATGCTTGGCCTGAAGCTGCTGTCGGAGCAGCTTGCCGATCTTCCGCGCGGCCATCCGGGCTGCCTGGTCGCGACCTTCTGCGTCTACGAGCGGGCCTTCGACCGCGATATACAGGAAATCAACCGCCAGGCGGCGCTGATGTGGAGGCGCCGCTTCCGCGGCTATTTCGAGGAAATCATGGCCGTCTACGAGCCGAGGGAGCCGATCGACGTCGACCAGCTCGCAGACATGGTCTCGACGGTTCTGGAAGGCGGCATCGTCATGTCGAAAGCGCTCAAGGAGCCGAAGAGCCTTTCCAAACAGCTGTTGGTGCTGCGCGCTTTCGTGAAGATGCTGTTTCGCGGCGGGCGAGAGCGGCGACCGGACGGCCACGTTCAACAATACGATATTTGA
- a CDS encoding DUF1254 domain-containing protein, with product MKMRAASILAAAALFLNAGTAFAQAALSPEKARALARDLYFYAYPIVLMDMTMKQATNVPNATTVPMRAPVNQFAHFRTYPRADARDIVRFNFDTLYSFAWADLSQEPLILSVPNTGGRYYLVPSLDMWTDVFSSLGSRTTGTRSGSFAYVAPGWSGDLPEGVERINAPTAMIWLMGRTQTNGPLDYDNVHRVQDGLRLTPLSQWGKDYTPPAESPVDPSIDGKTPPLVQMEKLDGIAVFDRLADLMQKYPPHPNDYPILFQMKAIGLEPGKDFDPAKLDAETQQALNEGAKAALAEMVARIKTIGTHVNGWSVITDNTGTYGTSYEQRAVVALGGLGANLPADAVYPTAFFDADGQPLTGTSKYVLRFEKGQEPPADAFWSITMYDDQGFQVPNAINRFAIGDRDQMVRNADGSLEILVQAESPGSEKESNWLPAPKDGPFALTMRIYSPRAEALDGRWTPPGVKRVD from the coding sequence ATGAAAATGCGTGCCGCATCGATCCTCGCAGCCGCTGCGCTGTTTCTGAACGCGGGAACAGCGTTCGCGCAAGCGGCGCTCTCCCCGGAAAAGGCCAGGGCGCTGGCGCGCGACCTCTATTTCTACGCCTATCCGATCGTGTTGATGGACATGACGATGAAGCAGGCGACCAACGTGCCGAACGCCACCACGGTTCCGATGCGCGCGCCGGTCAACCAGTTCGCCCACTTCCGCACCTATCCGAGGGCCGATGCGCGGGACATCGTGCGCTTCAACTTCGATACGCTCTATTCCTTCGCCTGGGCCGATCTTTCCCAAGAACCGCTGATCCTTTCGGTGCCGAACACGGGCGGCCGCTACTATCTGGTACCCTCGCTCGACATGTGGACGGACGTGTTCAGTTCGCTCGGCTCGCGCACGACCGGCACCAGGTCCGGCAGCTTCGCCTATGTCGCGCCCGGCTGGAGCGGAGACTTGCCCGAGGGCGTCGAGCGCATCAATGCGCCGACCGCGATGATCTGGCTCATGGGCCGCACGCAGACGAATGGCCCGTTGGACTATGACAATGTGCACAGGGTGCAGGACGGGCTGAGGCTGACGCCGCTGAGCCAGTGGGGCAAGGACTACACGCCGCCGGCGGAGAGCCCGGTCGATCCATCGATCGACGGCAAGACGCCGCCGCTGGTACAGATGGAAAAGCTTGACGGCATCGCCGTGTTCGACCGGCTGGCAGACCTCATGCAGAAGTACCCGCCACATCCGAACGATTATCCGATCCTGTTCCAGATGAAGGCAATCGGACTGGAACCGGGCAAGGACTTCGATCCGGCGAAGCTCGATGCGGAAACCCAGCAGGCGCTGAACGAAGGCGCGAAGGCCGCGCTTGCCGAGATGGTGGCACGCATCAAGACCATCGGCACCCATGTCAACGGCTGGTCTGTCATCACCGACAACACCGGCACCTACGGCACATCCTACGAACAGCGCGCCGTCGTTGCCTTGGGGGGCCTCGGCGCCAACCTGCCGGCCGACGCGGTCTATCCGACGGCCTTCTTCGACGCAGACGGCCAGCCGCTGACGGGAACGAGCAAATACGTGCTACGGTTCGAAAAGGGCCAGGAGCCGCCGGCCGACGCCTTCTGGTCGATCACCATGTATGACGACCAGGGCTTCCAGGTGCCGAATGCGATCAACCGATTTGCGATCGGAGACCGGGACCAGATGGTTCGCAACGCGGACGGTTCGCTGGAGATCCTTGTTCAGGCGGAATCGCCCGGAAGCGAGAAGGAGAGCAACTGGCTGCCGGCGCCAAAGGACGGCCCCTTCGCCCTGACCATGCGAATCTATTCGCCGCGCGCGGAAGCCCTCGACGGCCGCTGGACGCCGCCGGGGGTGAAGCGGGTCGACTGA
- a CDS encoding DUF1697 domain-containing protein has product MPVYVALLRAINVGGAGTLLMSDLKALCEAAGLEDVRTYIQSGNVLLRTKLSRKDAARMLGDALAERMGMAPGVMLRTGEELAAIAANNPFPEAKPNYLMVNFLSEPAPKDALDKMVAPDGEQAHLAGCEIYVHYPDGSGRSKLKLPALKLATARNLNTVRKLAELARQMEGG; this is encoded by the coding sequence ATGCCGGTCTATGTCGCCCTGCTTCGCGCCATCAATGTCGGCGGCGCCGGCACGCTGTTGATGTCCGACCTCAAGGCACTCTGCGAGGCGGCCGGCCTCGAGGACGTCCGAACCTATATCCAGAGCGGCAACGTGCTTCTGCGAACGAAGCTATCCCGGAAGGATGCTGCAAGGATGCTGGGAGATGCGCTGGCCGAGCGCATGGGCATGGCACCGGGCGTCATGTTGCGGACGGGCGAGGAACTGGCGGCGATCGCCGCCAACAATCCGTTCCCGGAGGCCAAGCCGAACTACCTGATGGTGAACTTCCTGTCTGAGCCAGCGCCAAAGGATGCGCTGGACAAGATGGTGGCACCCGACGGAGAGCAGGCGCACCTCGCGGGCTGCGAGATCTATGTGCATTACCCCGACGGCTCCGGCCGTTCGAAGCTCAAGCTGCCGGCGCTGAAGCTGGCGACGGCGCGCAATCTCAACACGGTGCGCAAACTCGCCGAATTGGCGCGCCAGATGGAAGGCGGCTAG
- a CDS encoding S9 family peptidase gives MTAFKNLPTAPIATKKPVEDTRHGITRIDDYAWFRADNWQAMFKDTSILDPEIRAHLEAENSYMEAAMEDTKDLQKVLFKEMRGRIKEDDMSVPVKDGPYAYGTSYVTGGEQPRYFRQPRDGGEQTLLLDGDKEAAGKGYFRLSGLDHCTDHSLGIWGYDDKGSEYFTLKVRDLATLEDRGDLIENTGGGGAWAPDGKSFFYTLQDENHRPSKIFHHVLGQPQSQDRLVYEEKDPGFFMSVGGSLLDDFIYIDIHDHETSEYRLLSTKDLLAEPAIVSPRSTGLEYSMTEGGDVFFILTNADGAKDFRIMQAPVNAPGRENWSEVVPHRPGTLILNHLAFARHLVWLERHEGLPRIIVRDRKSGEQHEIAFAEEAYSLGLSGAAEYDTDVIRFSYSSMTTPSQLFDYNMATRERTLLKTQEVPSGHNIDDYVTRRVFAPAHDGERVPVTLLYRKDTPLDGSAPCLLYGYGAYGISIPAGFNTNCLSLVDRGFIYAIAHIRGGKEKGYAWYEDGKMDKKTNTFKDFIASADYLNQEKFTSYAKIVAEGGSAGGMLMGAVTNMAPEKFGGIIAAVPFVDVLNTMLDDTLPLTPPEWAEWGNPIESEAFYKLMASYSPYDNVAAQAYPPILALSGLTDPRVTYWEPTKWVAKLREKATGDAPILLRTNMGAGHGGASGRFQRLEEIAFEYAFAIKVAGKM, from the coding sequence TTGACCGCATTCAAGAACCTTCCCACAGCCCCGATCGCCACGAAGAAGCCGGTCGAGGACACGCGCCACGGCATCACCCGGATTGACGACTATGCCTGGTTCCGCGCCGACAACTGGCAGGCGATGTTCAAGGATACCTCCATACTCGACCCGGAAATCCGCGCACACCTTGAGGCCGAAAACTCCTACATGGAAGCGGCGATGGAGGATACGAAGGACCTGCAGAAGGTGCTCTTCAAGGAGATGCGCGGGCGCATCAAGGAAGACGACATGTCGGTGCCGGTCAAGGATGGCCCCTATGCCTACGGCACCTCCTATGTGACGGGCGGCGAGCAGCCACGCTATTTCCGTCAGCCGCGCGACGGCGGCGAGCAGACGCTCCTGCTCGACGGCGACAAGGAGGCTGCGGGCAAGGGGTATTTCCGTCTTTCCGGGCTGGACCACTGCACTGATCACTCGCTCGGCATCTGGGGCTATGACGACAAGGGCTCCGAATATTTCACGCTGAAGGTGCGCGATCTGGCGACCCTCGAGGATCGCGGCGATCTGATCGAGAACACCGGCGGCGGCGGCGCCTGGGCGCCTGATGGCAAGAGCTTCTTCTACACGCTTCAGGACGAGAACCACCGCCCCTCGAAGATCTTCCACCACGTCCTCGGCCAGCCGCAGTCGCAGGACCGCCTCGTCTACGAGGAAAAGGACCCCGGCTTCTTCATGTCGGTCGGCGGCTCGCTGCTCGATGACTTCATCTACATCGACATCCACGACCACGAGACGAGCGAATACCGGCTGCTCTCGACCAAGGATCTTTTGGCGGAGCCGGCGATCGTCTCGCCGCGCAGCACGGGCCTGGAATACTCCATGACGGAAGGCGGCGACGTCTTCTTCATCCTGACGAACGCCGACGGCGCCAAGGATTTCAGGATCATGCAGGCGCCGGTGAACGCACCGGGCCGGGAGAACTGGAGCGAGGTCGTACCGCATCGCCCCGGCACGCTGATCCTCAACCACCTCGCCTTCGCCCGTCACCTCGTCTGGCTGGAGCGCCACGAGGGCCTGCCGCGCATCATCGTGCGCGACCGCAAGAGCGGCGAGCAGCACGAGATCGCCTTTGCCGAAGAGGCCTATTCGCTCGGGCTTTCGGGGGCTGCGGAATACGACACCGACGTCATCCGCTTCTCCTACTCCTCGATGACGACGCCGTCGCAACTGTTCGACTACAACATGGCGACACGCGAGCGGACGCTCCTGAAGACACAGGAAGTCCCTTCCGGCCACAACATCGACGACTATGTTACCCGCCGCGTCTTCGCGCCTGCCCATGACGGCGAGCGCGTGCCGGTCACCCTGCTCTATCGCAAGGACACACCGCTCGACGGTTCGGCACCCTGCCTGCTCTACGGCTATGGCGCCTACGGCATCTCGATTCCGGCCGGCTTCAACACCAACTGCCTGTCGCTCGTCGACCGCGGCTTCATCTATGCCATCGCCCATATCCGCGGCGGCAAGGAGAAAGGCTATGCCTGGTACGAAGACGGCAAGATGGACAAGAAGACCAACACCTTCAAGGACTTCATCGCGTCGGCCGACTATCTGAATCAGGAGAAGTTCACATCCTACGCAAAGATCGTCGCCGAGGGCGGATCGGCCGGCGGCATGCTGATGGGCGCGGTCACGAACATGGCACCGGAAAAATTCGGCGGCATCATCGCCGCCGTCCCCTTCGTCGATGTGCTCAACACCATGCTCGACGACACCCTGCCGCTGACGCCGCCCGAATGGGCCGAATGGGGCAACCCGATCGAGAGCGAGGCCTTTTACAAGCTGATGGCCTCCTACTCGCCCTACGACAATGTGGCGGCACAGGCCTACCCGCCGATCCTCGCCCTTTCCGGCCTGACCGACCCGCGCGTCACCTACTGGGAGCCGACCAAGTGGGTCGCCAAGCTGCGCGAGAAGGCGACCGGCGACGCGCCGATCCTGCTGCGCACCAACATGGGCGCCGGCCATGGCGGTGCTTCGGGACGCTTCCAGCGGCTGGAAGAGATCGCCTTCGAATACGCGTTTGCGATCAAGGTGGCGGGGAAGATGTAG
- a CDS encoding YceI family protein — translation MKYAVVTLAVLPALLGTPCAEAAPELSQVAGTYDIGASSQIRFSVDQVGGGGINGRFTKFSGRFRIDGGSIGASTVSFTLYPQSVSTPEQRMENFLRSSAVFDADAYPTVTFRSTAVRQTGDNTAVVDGMLTARGITHREQFAVRLQGLNGNAIAFNVSGNVYRSRYHMDVGTPIYLNVVKFDMDIRGQRR, via the coding sequence ATGAAATATGCTGTCGTGACGCTCGCCGTCCTCCCGGCCCTTCTCGGTACTCCTTGCGCAGAGGCGGCACCCGAATTGTCTCAGGTGGCCGGTACCTATGACATCGGCGCATCCTCGCAGATCCGTTTCTCGGTGGACCAGGTCGGCGGTGGCGGCATCAATGGCAGGTTCACCAAGTTCTCGGGGCGCTTCCGCATAGACGGCGGCAGTATCGGCGCGTCGACCGTCTCCTTCACCCTCTATCCGCAGAGTGTGTCTACGCCCGAGCAACGCATGGAGAATTTCCTGCGCTCGAGCGCCGTCTTCGATGCCGACGCCTATCCGACCGTGACCTTCCGCTCCACCGCCGTGCGGCAGACCGGCGACAATACCGCAGTGGTCGACGGCATGCTGACCGCCCGCGGCATCACGCACCGCGAACAGTTCGCGGTGCGGCTACAGGGCCTCAACGGCAACGCGATTGCCTTCAACGTGAGCGGAAACGTCTATCGCTCGCGCTATCACATGGACGTCGGCACGCCGATCTATCTCAACGTCGTCAAGTTCGACATGGACATTCGCGGCCAGCGCCGGTGA
- a CDS encoding cytochrome b yields the protein MRQGSGYGALAIALHWLIALMILGLVGLGFVMRRMAIDPALQFSLYQWHKSIGIAALGLACLRAALWLFTRHPPPVPSLSPIERKASHATHVALALLSLAVPVAGWAVASTSTLNIPTFFFNLVVIPSLPLARSGAAEDFWTLVHASAAYVLLGLAVFHAAAALYHHFVRRDEVLLRMLGRSPQVLPDPVRPDSGPTPTGPSTGTSEGSKR from the coding sequence ATGCGGCAAGGGAGCGGATACGGTGCATTGGCGATCGCCCTGCATTGGCTGATCGCCCTGATGATCCTCGGCCTTGTGGGCCTCGGCTTCGTCATGCGCCGTATGGCGATAGACCCTGCTCTCCAGTTCTCGCTCTACCAATGGCACAAGTCGATCGGGATCGCGGCCCTCGGCCTTGCCTGCCTGCGCGCCGCGCTATGGCTCTTCACCCGTCATCCGCCACCGGTGCCGAGCCTAAGCCCGATCGAACGGAAGGCCTCGCATGCGACGCATGTCGCGCTCGCGCTCCTGTCCCTTGCCGTGCCGGTTGCGGGATGGGCCGTTGCCTCGACCTCGACGCTGAACATTCCGACCTTCTTCTTCAATCTGGTCGTCATCCCGTCTCTGCCGCTGGCAAGAAGCGGCGCGGCAGAAGACTTCTGGACATTGGTCCACGCGAGCGCCGCCTATGTTTTGCTCGGGCTGGCCGTGTTCCACGCCGCTGCCGCGCTCTATCACCATTTTGTCCGCCGTGACGAGGTGCTGCTGCGAATGCTCGGGCGATCGCCGCAGGTTCTCCCGGATCCAGTTCGCCCGGATTCTGGCCCGACGCCCACGGGACCAAGCACCGGAACAAGTGAAGGAAGCAAAAGATGA
- a CDS encoding polysaccharide deacetylase family protein — protein sequence MIRILASATLVLSLIGSAAAGPRLVEPRLHVAKSHSGPARVALTFDACMGKVDMRILDVLLREKIPATIFVTARWLKHNPRATAVLRSHPEQFEIENHGAMHVPAVDYPTSVYGITAAGSPQSVAREVEIGGEAILGAGAPPPHWFRGATAKYTASSITEISRLGYRIAGYSVNGDDGSLLGAKAAERRVASARNGDVVIAHINQPSHAAGAGVAKGILALKAKGVTFIRLSDADAVEPAPAL from the coding sequence ATGATCCGCATCCTTGCTTCCGCCACCCTTGTGCTTTCCCTCATCGGTTCCGCTGCTGCTGGCCCGCGACTGGTGGAACCCAGGTTGCACGTTGCGAAGAGCCACTCCGGGCCGGCGCGTGTCGCGCTCACCTTCGATGCCTGCATGGGCAAGGTCGATATGCGCATCCTCGACGTTCTGCTGCGTGAGAAGATCCCGGCGACGATCTTCGTCACGGCCCGTTGGCTGAAGCACAATCCGCGAGCGACGGCGGTGCTGCGGTCTCATCCCGAGCAGTTCGAAATCGAAAATCACGGCGCCATGCATGTGCCCGCCGTTGACTACCCGACCTCGGTCTACGGCATCACCGCGGCAGGCTCGCCGCAATCTGTGGCGCGCGAGGTCGAAATTGGCGGTGAGGCAATCCTTGGCGCCGGCGCGCCGCCGCCACATTGGTTTCGCGGAGCCACGGCCAAGTATACAGCCTCCTCGATCACGGAGATATCAAGGCTCGGTTACCGGATCGCCGGCTATTCGGTGAATGGAGACGACGGCTCGTTGCTGGGGGCGAAGGCCGCGGAACGGCGGGTCGCTTCGGCGCGCAACGGCGACGTCGTGATCGCCCATATCAACCAGCCGTCCCATGCTGCAGGCGCAGGGGTTGCGAAGGGCATCCTGGCATTGAAGGCAAAGGGTGTCACATTCATTCGCCTGTCCGATGCGGATGCCGTGGAACCTGCGCCCGCCCTCTGA